A genomic segment from Luteolibacter ambystomatis encodes:
- a CDS encoding formylglycine-generating enzyme family protein, whose translation MKSAPVLSLMARVAACSAFCLLTHCSTTPVPAGGGEAPAATAASPFVNSLGMKFVPVPGTNILMCTTETTEHQWVTGGGAPPLDSWGNSGNQPQWDIGWNEAKKWCEQLSLKEGRRYRLPTNAEWSAAAVGASTPYPWGSAWPPPSNFANYSGEERKIDGMKNYLKGNGVQKLSVIKGFHDGNPTRAAVGSYPANALGIHDLFGNVDEWVSDGPMTRGGSSNSAGDDENTGKKRRELETYYPTSGQSEAGLRLVVER comes from the coding sequence ATGAAATCCGCCCCCGTCCTTTCCCTCATGGCACGCGTCGCCGCGTGTTCCGCGTTCTGCCTCCTCACCCACTGCTCGACCACTCCGGTCCCAGCGGGTGGCGGCGAGGCTCCCGCCGCCACCGCAGCCTCTCCGTTCGTGAACTCGCTAGGCATGAAGTTCGTGCCCGTCCCCGGCACCAACATTCTGATGTGCACGACGGAAACAACCGAACACCAATGGGTCACCGGAGGCGGCGCTCCACCTCTGGATTCCTGGGGAAACAGTGGGAATCAACCCCAATGGGACATCGGATGGAATGAAGCCAAAAAATGGTGCGAACAACTGTCCCTCAAGGAGGGCCGGCGCTACCGCCTGCCAACCAATGCGGAATGGAGTGCCGCCGCGGTCGGGGCCTCCACGCCCTATCCATGGGGTTCCGCCTGGCCGCCCCCCTCGAACTTCGCCAACTACTCCGGCGAAGAACGAAAAATCGATGGCATGAAAAATTATCTGAAGGGCAATGGCGTTCAAAAGCTCTCGGTTATCAAAGGGTTCCACGACGGAAACCCCACCCGTGCGGCGGTTGGGAGCTATCCAGCCAACGCCCTCGGCATCCATGATCTTTTCGGCAACGTCGATGAATGGGTCAGTGACGGCCCCATGACCCGCGGAGGCAGTAGCAACAGCGCGGGCGATGACGAGAACACCGGCAAAAAAAGGCGCGAGCTGGAGACCTACTATCCTACCTCTGGACAATCCGAGGCAGGTCTCCGTCTGGTGGTGGAACGGTGA
- a CDS encoding formylglycine-generating enzyme family protein, whose amino-acid sequence MKTASITSLVARAAACSALSLLTHCANTPASAASGGGTPGVATVSAPLVNSLGMKFVPIPGTKVLMCATETSVAQYKAAGRGYNAPWYPQGEHHAAANITWADAKAWCDWMSAKEGRKYRLPTSAEWSAAAGGSGFPWGTSWPPSSGAGNYCGQEWRTAPEKDLQQLKDLWKSRYGQTKGLITGYQDGYLYTAPVESQTPNALGLRHMSGNVWEWCESKVLRGGSWADNDQRFLTLNATVSSPLYDFDNGFRCVIEN is encoded by the coding sequence ATGAAAACCGCCTCCATTACTTCCCTTGTGGCACGTGCCGCCGCCTGTTCCGCCCTCAGCCTGCTCACCCACTGCGCGAACACTCCGGCCTCAGCGGCGAGCGGTGGCGGGACACCGGGGGTGGCCACTGTTTCGGCCCCGTTGGTGAACTCCCTCGGCATGAAGTTCGTGCCGATCCCGGGAACGAAGGTTCTGATGTGTGCCACCGAGACTTCCGTCGCCCAATACAAGGCCGCGGGCCGGGGCTACAATGCACCGTGGTATCCACAGGGAGAACACCACGCCGCCGCGAACATCACTTGGGCGGACGCGAAGGCCTGGTGCGACTGGATGTCCGCCAAGGAAGGCCGGAAATACCGCCTGCCAACCTCCGCCGAATGGTCCGCCGCGGCGGGCGGGAGCGGATTCCCATGGGGCACGTCCTGGCCTCCCTCCTCCGGGGCTGGAAACTATTGCGGCCAGGAATGGCGCACCGCTCCGGAAAAGGATCTCCAGCAACTCAAGGACCTCTGGAAATCCCGCTATGGCCAAACCAAAGGTCTCATCACCGGATACCAAGACGGCTACCTGTACACCGCCCCCGTGGAAAGCCAGACTCCGAACGCATTGGGACTCCGCCACATGAGCGGCAACGTCTGGGAATGGTGTGAATCGAAGGTGCTGCGCGGCGGCTCCTGGGCGGACAACGACCAGCGCTTCCTCACGCTCAACGCCACCGTGTCCAGTCCCCTCTACGATTTTGACAACGGCTTCCGCTGCGTGATCGAAAACTGA
- a CDS encoding DNA-3-methyladenine glycosylase, whose product MEKIDAGFFTRHPVDCARDLIGCTFHWYGCVGRIVETEAYAAEGDPACHTFFRPGARRFVASHEAGDAYVYLNYGVHWLFNILARGGGMDGFVLFRALEPVGGLEGMRKRRPGVKDRELCSGPGKLTKALGIDGSHHATTFLDDPECSIFRGPVKHRVEGPRIGISAAIDLPWRFGDPNSTSLSRKF is encoded by the coding sequence ATGGAGAAAATCGACGCAGGATTCTTCACCCGCCATCCTGTGGACTGTGCCCGGGATCTGATCGGCTGCACGTTCCACTGGTATGGATGCGTCGGGCGGATCGTCGAAACGGAAGCCTATGCGGCGGAGGGCGATCCCGCCTGCCACACCTTTTTCCGACCCGGCGCGCGCCGATTCGTGGCCTCTCATGAGGCGGGGGATGCATATGTTTATCTCAACTACGGGGTCCATTGGCTCTTCAATATTCTCGCAAGAGGCGGCGGCATGGATGGGTTCGTCCTGTTCCGGGCCCTGGAGCCGGTCGGAGGCTTGGAGGGCATGCGGAAACGCCGGCCCGGGGTGAAGGATCGGGAGCTCTGCTCAGGGCCGGGCAAACTGACCAAGGCCCTCGGCATCGACGGCAGCCATCACGCCACTACATTTCTCGATGATCCGGAATGCTCGATTTTCAGGGGTCCCGTGAAACATCGCGTGGAAGGCCCGAGAATTGGGATCTCGGCTGCCATTGATCTGCCGTGGCGGTTTGGCGACCCGAATTCGACCTCCTTGAGCCGGAAATTTTAG
- a CDS encoding formylglycine-generating enzyme family protein: MKATPRFIPSLLARAIACFAACFLTHCATTPVSTGGGASSANLQTTTKESPYVNSLGMKFVPIPGTNILMCTTETTIAQYQQSGLPFQGSEYPQSSNHPVVNMTGGDAAKFCEWLSRQDKHTYRLPTEAEWLAAAGKSPGSWPPPGNAGNLAGQELKGSSESERTQLKTEFSKKVPDQHYFYDQQQLAVIRDAMTSKNFLAIGGYTDRHRHTAPVGSYAPNSLGLYDMVGNVSEVCDGWVDKMTGLRVTRGSNWKSAVAYAIRNHERGTLGNSDWPVKSLAHSTTTGFRCVLVR; the protein is encoded by the coding sequence ATGAAAGCCACCCCTCGCTTCATCCCTTCGCTGCTCGCGCGTGCCATCGCATGTTTCGCCGCCTGCTTCCTCACCCACTGTGCGACCACGCCGGTCTCAACCGGCGGTGGTGCCAGCAGCGCCAATCTCCAAACCACGACGAAAGAAAGCCCCTACGTCAACTCTCTCGGCATGAAGTTCGTCCCCATTCCCGGCACCAATATCCTGATGTGCACGACCGAGACAACCATCGCCCAGTATCAACAATCCGGGCTCCCCTTCCAAGGTTCCGAGTATCCTCAGAGCAGCAACCATCCGGTGGTCAACATGACCGGAGGCGATGCCGCCAAATTCTGCGAATGGCTGAGCCGACAGGACAAGCACACCTACCGCTTGCCCACCGAGGCGGAATGGCTGGCCGCCGCAGGCAAGTCCCCCGGTTCCTGGCCGCCACCCGGCAACGCCGGCAACCTGGCCGGACAAGAACTCAAGGGCAGTTCCGAATCCGAGCGCACACAACTGAAGACCGAGTTCAGCAAAAAGGTGCCGGACCAACACTACTTCTACGATCAGCAACAACTGGCCGTCATCCGGGACGCAATGACTTCGAAAAACTTCCTGGCTATCGGTGGATACACGGATCGTCACCGCCACACCGCCCCTGTCGGAAGTTACGCTCCCAATTCCCTGGGCCTCTATGACATGGTCGGCAATGTCTCGGAAGTCTGTGACGGCTGGGTGGACAAGATGACCGGCCTGCGCGTGACCCGGGGCAGCAACTGGAAAAGCGCGGTCGCCTACGCAATCCGCAACCACGAACGGGGCACCCTCGGCAATTCCGATTGGCCGGTCAAGAGCCTCGCCCACAGCACCACCACCGGCTTCCGCTGCGTGTTGGTCCGTTGA
- a CDS encoding GumC family protein, giving the protein MNPQTPIPSEATLHAVDYWQVIKNRYGVILLTLLLVFMTAAVITYVMPKKYESTAVVEVKAPSPGLTVLGRENTELSTGAVSAQFFATQFEVIKSRNVLSKVSDQLELPNRWGYDKESVLMILKGIVDAQNRRGTDLIDIKVRHTNKEDARDIADEVAKAYYTYRTEDEKNQSDAQLKELSRLVQDQEDKVEEKRKLLTNIVRTKGIILTGQESLYGAAINEDDRGAVSARETANKLEQEKIQIESQIQTLLKYDSDQLLTYAAGLNLPENIIKALYPQYLELQRTISTLKTQGLGARHPLVLAKNQELGNMKRQLDEGVASLKDTLRAQLALAEGNLAKFKVLSDEKTGEALERSIDSTDYLQAKNDLEGAQDMLKAMKTKYVSEKAQVRMTSNFVKVHESPVIAPGPVSPNVTLNLILGAVVGLVFGVGIAFFLEYLDTSVKTLEDVERYLQVPVLAVVPKDVGVLHKQSGMSPDAEAYRILRTNIEFNRKNPEDNAITVVSGGAGEGKSTTLVNLAYICAQGGYTTLMIDADLRRPRLHTFFDINNSVGLTNYLTTELMLEDVILQTPVDNLYFMPSGILPADAAGILNSRRMSELIQDVKQRFDLVLVDSPPILGVSDASVLASEVDLTMIVVQHRKLPRNMLMRVKRAVEDVGGHVIGVVLNNVDVRSDSQYQYYTSYYTYYAPAESQPVSHQPAAAAQSSSAPPARPQAQAQGQKDSELY; this is encoded by the coding sequence ATGAATCCGCAGACTCCCATCCCCTCCGAGGCGACCCTGCACGCGGTCGACTACTGGCAGGTCATCAAGAACCGCTACGGCGTCATTTTGCTCACGCTGCTCCTGGTGTTCATGACCGCCGCCGTGATCACCTACGTGATGCCGAAGAAGTACGAAAGTACCGCGGTCGTCGAAGTGAAAGCCCCGTCTCCCGGACTCACCGTTCTGGGGCGTGAAAACACCGAACTCAGCACCGGCGCCGTATCCGCCCAGTTCTTCGCCACCCAGTTCGAAGTGATCAAATCCCGCAACGTGCTTTCCAAGGTCTCCGACCAGCTTGAGCTGCCGAACCGCTGGGGATACGACAAGGAAAGCGTCCTGATGATTCTGAAGGGGATCGTTGATGCGCAGAACCGCCGTGGCACCGACCTGATCGACATCAAGGTGCGGCACACGAACAAGGAGGATGCCCGCGACATCGCCGACGAGGTGGCCAAGGCCTACTATACCTACCGTACCGAGGACGAAAAAAACCAGTCCGACGCGCAGTTGAAGGAACTGTCCCGCTTGGTTCAGGACCAGGAGGACAAGGTCGAGGAGAAACGCAAGCTTCTCACGAACATCGTCCGCACGAAGGGGATCATCCTTACGGGTCAGGAAAGCCTGTATGGCGCCGCCATCAATGAGGATGACCGCGGAGCGGTCAGCGCCCGTGAAACGGCGAACAAGCTGGAACAGGAGAAGATCCAGATCGAGAGCCAGATCCAGACGCTGCTGAAGTACGACAGCGACCAACTCCTCACCTATGCAGCAGGTCTCAATCTGCCGGAGAACATCATCAAAGCCCTGTATCCCCAGTATCTGGAGCTCCAGCGCACGATTTCCACCTTGAAGACGCAGGGGCTCGGCGCCCGCCACCCGCTGGTGCTCGCGAAGAACCAGGAGCTAGGCAACATGAAGCGCCAGCTCGATGAGGGCGTCGCGAGTCTCAAGGATACGCTTCGCGCCCAGTTGGCGCTCGCGGAAGGCAACCTGGCCAAGTTCAAGGTCTTGAGTGACGAGAAGACGGGTGAAGCGCTCGAACGCTCCATCGATTCCACCGACTACCTCCAGGCCAAGAACGATCTGGAGGGTGCCCAGGACATGCTGAAGGCCATGAAGACCAAGTATGTCTCCGAGAAGGCCCAGGTCCGCATGACCAGCAATTTCGTGAAGGTCCATGAAAGCCCGGTGATCGCTCCCGGTCCGGTCAGCCCGAACGTGACGCTGAACCTCATCCTCGGCGCCGTGGTCGGCCTCGTCTTCGGCGTCGGCATCGCCTTCTTCCTGGAGTATCTCGATACCTCGGTGAAGACCCTTGAGGACGTGGAGCGCTATCTCCAGGTGCCAGTGCTCGCCGTGGTTCCGAAGGATGTCGGCGTGCTCCACAAGCAGAGCGGCATGAGCCCCGATGCGGAGGCTTATCGAATTCTTCGCACGAATATCGAGTTCAACCGCAAGAACCCCGAGGACAACGCCATCACCGTCGTTTCGGGTGGTGCGGGTGAAGGTAAATCGACCACGCTGGTCAACCTTGCCTACATTTGTGCGCAGGGCGGCTACACCACTCTGATGATCGACGCCGACTTGCGCCGCCCGCGTCTCCACACTTTCTTCGACATCAACAACTCGGTGGGTCTGACCAACTACCTCACGACCGAGCTGATGCTTGAGGATGTGATCCTCCAGACTCCGGTGGACAACCTCTACTTCATGCCCTCCGGCATCCTGCCGGCGGACGCCGCGGGCATCCTGAACTCCCGGCGCATGTCGGAACTGATCCAGGATGTGAAGCAGCGCTTCGACCTCGTGCTCGTGGACAGCCCGCCGATCCTCGGGGTGAGCGATGCCTCGGTGCTCGCCAGCGAAGTGGACCTCACCATGATCGTCGTCCAGCACCGCAAGCTGCCGCGCAACATGCTGATGCGTGTGAAGCGGGCCGTCGAGGACGTGGGCGGCCACGTCATCGGGGTGGTGCTCAACAACGTGGATGTCCGCAGTGACAGCCAGTACCAGTATTACACCAGCTATTACACCTACTACGCTCCGGCGGAGTCGCAGCCGGTGTCCCACCAGCCTGCTGCCGCGGCTCAATCCTCGTCGGCTCCGCCCGCCCGCCCGCAGGCGCAAGCCCAGGGGCAGAAGGACTCCGAGCTGTATTGA
- a CDS encoding Nif3-like dinuclear metal center hexameric protein — MDLATLTGFLDSELRIGEIADYSGAVNGLQLENSGEVPRLIAAVDASLPVIEAAAAGGPGLLLVHHGMFWQGAQPVRGAFYRKLKTAMDAGLAIYSAHLPLDVHPEWGNNVLLARAIGLQSPEPFLDWKGRPMGLRGAWEGTRGQLVEATAAAVGGSVHLCPGGREHISNVGLVTGGAGSEVAAAAASGIDAFITGEGPHWSYPLAEELGLNVLYAGHYATETFGVKALAQELSQRFGLPWEFVDRPTGL; from the coding sequence ATGGATTTGGCGACCTTGACGGGCTTTCTCGACTCCGAACTGCGGATCGGTGAGATCGCGGACTATTCCGGGGCGGTGAACGGTCTCCAACTGGAGAACAGTGGCGAAGTGCCGCGCCTCATTGCGGCGGTGGATGCTTCCCTGCCCGTGATCGAGGCTGCCGCGGCGGGCGGTCCGGGCTTGCTGCTCGTGCATCACGGGATGTTCTGGCAGGGAGCCCAGCCGGTTCGCGGTGCGTTTTATCGGAAACTCAAGACCGCCATGGATGCCGGGCTGGCGATCTATTCGGCCCACCTGCCGCTGGATGTCCATCCAGAGTGGGGGAACAACGTCCTGCTCGCCCGCGCGATCGGGTTGCAAAGTCCCGAGCCATTCCTCGATTGGAAGGGGCGGCCCATGGGATTGCGGGGCGCCTGGGAGGGAACACGCGGGCAGTTGGTCGAGGCGACCGCTGCCGCAGTGGGAGGGTCGGTCCACCTTTGCCCGGGCGGCAGGGAGCACATTTCGAATGTCGGCCTCGTCACGGGTGGAGCGGGTAGCGAGGTCGCGGCGGCTGCGGCCAGCGGCATCGATGCCTTCATCACCGGGGAAGGACCTCACTGGAGTTATCCCTTGGCGGAAGAATTGGGGCTCAATGTCCTCTATGCCGGTCACTATGCGACCGAGACCTTCGGGGTCAAAGCACTGGCGCAGGAGTTGTCACAACGCTTCGGATTGCCTTGGGAATTCGTGGATCGCCCGACCGGCCTTTGA
- a CDS encoding caspase family protein: MPGHAKAESRQALVIGNSAYQHTRILINPRSDAAAMSAKLRTLGFQVTERLDTNQKTLRASLEEFAAKVPKDGVCLIYYAGHGLQINGRNYLVPVDANLATEYKVQDETLPMDAVMKTLEGTGSSLNMLVLDCCRDDPFSKGKSTGTTNGGNSSRLNALRAKTSSAETQSTAGVPAESATRSIGSGGLTVPKDIPRGMFIAFATSPDTTAEDGSGANSPYTAALLEEIGQPGVDFEKVFKNVGARVSKATNGKQEPWSNSKFYGTFHFAAASNNTAATPAPAPPPDASAVPTIPANGFFAVDQLFDGTAYSSYNASSKKKILGKAQEKLKQHQLYGGSADGSMGLGTQKAILDFQAQSGLPRTGRLDAATQAGLQIAGVKETSAAVDDDTPRTPQKPRAKTEAPAPRKPAPAPKKPKDDFFIDT; the protein is encoded by the coding sequence ATGCCGGGCCATGCCAAGGCGGAATCCCGGCAGGCGTTGGTCATCGGCAACAGTGCCTACCAACACACCCGCATTCTCATCAATCCGCGGAGTGATGCCGCGGCCATGTCCGCGAAGCTCCGCACCCTTGGCTTTCAGGTGACCGAGCGGCTCGACACAAACCAGAAAACCCTCAGGGCCTCCCTTGAGGAATTCGCCGCCAAGGTGCCGAAGGACGGCGTTTGCCTCATCTACTATGCGGGCCACGGCTTGCAGATCAACGGTCGGAATTATCTGGTGCCCGTCGATGCGAATCTCGCCACGGAATACAAGGTGCAGGATGAGACCCTGCCCATGGACGCCGTGATGAAGACCTTGGAAGGCACCGGTAGCTCCCTCAACATGCTGGTTCTGGACTGTTGCCGGGACGATCCCTTCTCCAAAGGAAAAAGCACGGGCACCACGAACGGCGGAAACTCCTCCCGCCTGAATGCCCTGCGGGCGAAAACCAGCAGCGCGGAAACGCAATCCACCGCCGGGGTTCCCGCTGAATCCGCCACCCGTTCGATCGGCTCCGGCGGCCTCACGGTTCCGAAGGACATCCCCCGCGGCATGTTCATCGCTTTCGCCACCAGCCCGGACACCACCGCCGAGGACGGAAGCGGCGCCAATAGTCCCTATACCGCCGCACTCCTCGAGGAAATTGGCCAGCCCGGCGTCGATTTTGAAAAAGTCTTCAAGAACGTCGGCGCCCGCGTCTCCAAGGCCACCAATGGGAAACAGGAACCTTGGTCGAACAGCAAGTTCTACGGCACCTTCCATTTCGCCGCCGCATCCAACAACACCGCCGCCACCCCGGCTCCCGCCCCGCCGCCGGATGCTTCTGCCGTTCCAACCATTCCCGCGAACGGGTTCTTCGCGGTGGACCAGCTTTTCGACGGCACCGCCTACAGCAGCTACAACGCTTCCTCGAAAAAGAAGATCCTCGGGAAGGCCCAGGAAAAACTGAAGCAACACCAGCTCTACGGTGGCTCTGCGGACGGGAGCATGGGCCTCGGCACCCAGAAGGCGATCCTCGACTTTCAAGCCCAGAGCGGCCTGCCCCGTACCGGCAGGCTGGACGCCGCCACCCAAGCCGGACTCCAGATTGCCGGGGTCAAGGAAACCTCCGCCGCGGTGGACGACGACACGCCGCGCACCCCCCAAAAGCCCCGCGCCAAGACGGAGGCACCCGCGCCACGCAAACCGGCCCCGGCTCCGAAGAAGCCCAAGGACGACTTCTTCATCGACACCTGA